A window of bacterium contains these coding sequences:
- the ligD gene encoding non-homologous end-joining DNA ligase: MTARVAPAVRGVPNRRAASGRIPFRVKPMLATLVHNPFHRPGWVYEEKYDGVRILAYKEGRDVHLFSRNAIDRTATYTEIAQATGRLPARTLLLDGEIVAFDRHGVSRFQLLQQGRAPRSYVVFDCLYRDGQDLRREPLPVRRAALEAVAGARGTVHLARRLAADGLAAYRTAKRRGFEGIIAKDTAAPYEQRRSSKWLKVKVRQEDEFVIGGYTAPRGSRAKFGALLLGAYDARGRLHYVGKVGTGFTERSLASLHRMFRPLVRARPAFSDPPRERDATYLAPRRVAQIAFEEWTADQKLRQPAFLGLRDDKDPREVRLPEAAP; the protein is encoded by the coding sequence CGGGTGAAGCCGATGCTGGCGACGCTCGTCCACAACCCGTTTCATCGTCCGGGATGGGTCTACGAAGAAAAGTACGACGGGGTCAGGATCCTCGCGTACAAGGAAGGACGCGACGTGCATCTCTTCTCCCGGAACGCCATCGATCGGACGGCGACCTACACGGAGATCGCGCAGGCCACGGGCCGGCTGCCGGCGCGGACGCTGCTCCTCGACGGTGAGATCGTGGCCTTCGACCGCCACGGGGTCTCCCGCTTCCAACTGCTCCAGCAGGGCAGGGCACCGCGCTCTTACGTCGTGTTCGATTGTCTCTACCGGGACGGACAGGATCTTCGGCGCGAACCCCTGCCGGTGCGGCGCGCCGCCCTCGAGGCCGTGGCCGGCGCCCGCGGCACGGTCCACCTGGCCCGCCGGCTCGCGGCCGACGGTTTGGCGGCCTACCGGACTGCGAAGCGACGCGGCTTCGAGGGCATCATCGCCAAAGACACCGCGGCACCCTACGAGCAGCGGCGCTCCTCCAAGTGGCTCAAGGTCAAGGTGAGACAGGAAGACGAGTTCGTGATCGGCGGGTACACCGCGCCGCGGGGATCACGCGCGAAATTCGGCGCGCTGCTGCTCGGCGCGTACGACGCGCGCGGGCGGCTGCACTACGTCGGGAAGGTCGGAACGGGCTTCACGGAGCGCTCGCTCGCGTCGCTGCACCGAATGTTCCGGCCGCTCGTGCGGGCGCGGCCCGCCTTCAGCGATCCGCCGCGGGAGCGCGACGCCACCTACCTCGCGCCCCGCCGCGTGGCCCAGATCGCGTTCGAAGAGTGGACGGCCGACCAGAAGCTTCGTCAACCGGCGTTTCTCGGGCTGCGCGATGACAAAGATCCGCGCGAGGTCCGTCTTCCGGAGGCGGCACCCTGA
- the ligD gene encoding non-homologous end-joining DNA ligase, translated as MTHADKVFWPGDGYTKGDLAEYYEAVFPRLRPYVDDRLLILERCPDGMRGECFYQREAPQGLPPGTPTRRVHDQTGSTTYVVGGRLATQLALVNLGCIPVHIWSGRRRAPERPDWVCFDIDPTSGEFSDAARAARLVKAALDDLALTSFPKTSGSRGVHVFVPIRSGPDNDEVLGFAEAFVRKLAEAHAKELTVAARLRARRGRVYLDPFRNGFAQTVVAPFSVRRRLGAPISTPLDWSDVTPKLDPTRFNLGNFRRRLDAPDPWKDFFRQRQSIAAALRAVRRAP; from the coding sequence ATCACCCATGCCGACAAAGTGTTCTGGCCCGGCGACGGATACACGAAGGGCGACCTCGCCGAGTACTACGAAGCGGTGTTTCCCCGTCTCCGGCCGTACGTCGACGACCGGCTGCTGATCCTCGAGCGCTGCCCGGACGGCATGCGGGGAGAGTGCTTCTACCAGCGCGAGGCACCCCAAGGACTCCCGCCCGGCACGCCGACGCGGCGCGTGCACGATCAGACGGGCTCGACGACATACGTCGTGGGCGGCCGGCTCGCGACGCAACTCGCGCTCGTGAACCTCGGGTGCATCCCCGTGCACATCTGGTCGGGCCGCCGCCGCGCGCCGGAGCGGCCGGACTGGGTGTGCTTCGACATCGATCCGACGTCCGGGGAATTCTCGGACGCGGCCCGGGCCGCGCGGCTCGTCAAGGCGGCGCTCGATGATCTCGCCCTCACGTCTTTTCCGAAGACGTCGGGCAGCCGCGGGGTGCATGTCTTTGTCCCGATCCGCTCCGGCCCGGACAACGACGAGGTCCTTGGATTCGCCGAAGCGTTCGTCCGCAAACTCGCCGAGGCGCATGCCAAGGAACTGACGGTCGCGGCGCGGCTGCGTGCGCGCCGCGGCCGGGTCTATCTCGACCCGTTTCGCAACGGCTTCGCGCAGACGGTGGTTGCGCCGTTCTCGGTCCGGCGCCGTCTCGGGGCGCCGATCTCGACCCCGCTCGATTGGTCCGACGTGACGCCGAAGCTGGACCCCACGCGCTTCAACCTCGGGAACTTCCGGCGGCGGCTCGA